One Falco naumanni isolate bFalNau1 chromosome 12, bFalNau1.pat, whole genome shotgun sequence genomic region harbors:
- the NDUFAF5 gene encoding arginine-hydroxylase NDUFAF5, mitochondrial isoform X2 has protein sequence MLLNLSFRTFPLALDLGSGRGYIAQHLTKETVEKLIQVDIAENALKNAVESEIPTVSVVADEECLPFKEDTFDLVVSSLSLHWVNDLPRAFREIHQVLKPDGVFIGAMFGGDTLYELRCSLQLAELEREGGFSPHVSPFTAVSDLGHLLSRAGFNTLTVDTDEIQVNYPGLFEVMEDLQGMGESNCSWNRKPLLHRETMLAAAAIYREMYGNSDGSVPATFQIYYMIGWKFHESQARPAQRGSATVSFGDLAKIDGLLSRGKK, from the exons ATGTTACTAAACTTATCCTTTAGAACTTTTCCTCTTGCCTTGGATCTTGGCTCTGGAAGAGGTTACATAGCTCAGCACTTAACCAAG gaaacagTTGAAAAACTTATTCAAGTTGATATTGCGGAGAATGCTTTA AAAAATGCTGTAGAATCTGAAATCCCTACAGTCAGTGTTGTAGCTGATGAGGAATGCCTTCCTTTCAAAGAAGATACATTTGATCTTGTTGTTAGCAGCTTAAG tttGCATTGGGTGAATGACCTTCCTAGAGCTTTTAGAGAG aTTCACCAGGTTCTTAAGCCAGATGGAGTATTCATTGGTGCAATGTTTGGGGGAGACACTCTATATGAGCTTCGCTGCTCTTTGCAACTAGCAGAATTGGAAAGAGAAGGGGGGTTTTCTCCTCATGTATCACCATTCACTGCTGTCTCTGATCTGGGACATCTGCTGTCAAGAGCTGGCTTTAACACCCTGACTGTG GATACTGATGAAATTCAAGTCAACTACCCAGGGTTGTTTGAGGTTATGGAAGACTTGCAAG GTATGGGGGAGAGTAATTGCTCTTGGAATAGAAAACCTCTGCTACACAGGGAGACAATGTTGGCAGCTGCTGCAATATACAGAG AAATGTACGGAAATAGCGATGGCTCTGTACCTGCCACATTTCAGATCTACTACATGATTGGCTGGAAATTCCATGAATCACAG GCAAGACCAGCCCAGAGAGGTTCTGCAACAGTTTCATTTGGAGACCTTGCAAAAATAGATGGACTgctttcaagaggaaaaaaatag
- the NDUFAF5 gene encoding arginine-hydroxylase NDUFAF5, mitochondrial isoform X1, with protein MFGGDTLYELRCSLQLAELEREGGFSPHVSPFTAVSDLGHLLSRAGFNTLTVDTDEIQVNYPGLFEVMEDLQGMGESNCSWNRKPLLHRETMLAAAAIYREMYGNSDGSVPATFQIYYMIGWKFHESQARPAQRGSATVSFGDLAKIDGLLSRGKK; from the exons ATGTTTGGGGGAGACACTCTATATGAGCTTCGCTGCTCTTTGCAACTAGCAGAATTGGAAAGAGAAGGGGGGTTTTCTCCTCATGTATCACCATTCACTGCTGTCTCTGATCTGGGACATCTGCTGTCAAGAGCTGGCTTTAACACCCTGACTGTG GATACTGATGAAATTCAAGTCAACTACCCAGGGTTGTTTGAGGTTATGGAAGACTTGCAAG GTATGGGGGAGAGTAATTGCTCTTGGAATAGAAAACCTCTGCTACACAGGGAGACAATGTTGGCAGCTGCTGCAATATACAGAG AAATGTACGGAAATAGCGATGGCTCTGTACCTGCCACATTTCAGATCTACTACATGATTGGCTGGAAATTCCATGAATCACAG GCAAGACCAGCCCAGAGAGGTTCTGCAACAGTTTCATTTGGAGACCTTGCAAAAATAGATGGACTgctttcaagaggaaaaaaatag